Below is a genomic region from Actinomycetota bacterium.
CTTGACCTCGACCTTGGCCAGTTCGCCGTCGAGGAGGATGGTCTGGGTCCAGGCGATCAGGTCGGCCGCGGTCAACGCCAGCTGCAGCCAGGCGGCGTTGATGGCGAACTCCCGGGAGGGGAAGCGGCCCATGCCGGTCTGCTTGAGTGCTTTGACCCGGTCCTCGACCCGGGCATGGGCGCGGTGCCGGGCCTCCAGGAACGCCAGCTGTCCGTGCTCGGTGTCGGTGGCCACGCACTGGTAGCGCCACCCGTCGTGGGCTTCCATCAGGCTGATCTGGGCGCCGGGGTGGGGGCGTTCGCGCCGGACCAGGACCCGCATCCCCGCCGGCCAGCCGGCCGCGGTGAGACCGGGCAGCAGCCCGGTCAGCTCAGCGACCTGAGCGACCGGCAGCCCCGACTCATCGACCGGGCGGGGATCGCCGGCCGCGTCGACCGCCGTGGCCCACACCGCATCCGGCAGCTGCGCGATGGCGTCCTTGACCTGGTTGGAGACGGTGAACCCGACCGAGAACGACACCTGCAGACCCCGCTGCTCGCGCAGACCACGGAGGTGGGTCAGCCATTCCTTGGTGGCGCCGGCACCGTCGCAGCGGACCAGGATCGGCTGGCCGTGCCGGTCGGCGTCCGGGATCTGAGCAAACGCCTCATCGGTCAGCCGGATGTGGTCGGCGGCGGTGTTGCTGCCGGCGTTCCCCGGCCGCAGCATCCCGGCCAAAGCCTCGCTGGTGTTGTCCAGCCACACCAGCAGGGGATGGTAGCCGTAGCCCTTCTTGAAGGTCGAAGCAGCCTGCTCCTTCTCAGAATGACAGGTGACCAGGCTGGCGTCGAAGTCGATCACCAGACCGGGCACCTCCACCCCGCCGCAGCGCAGTGTCGGCAGCGGCCGGCCCGCCTCGCCGCGCAGCAGCCAGGCC
It encodes:
- a CDS encoding IS1380 family transposase, encoding AWLLRGEAGRPLPTLRCGGVEVPGLVIDFDASLVTCHSEKEQAASTFKKGYGYHPLLVWLDNTSEALAGMLRPGNAGSNTAADHIRLTDEAFAQIPDADRHGQPILVRCDGAGATKEWLTHLRGLREQRGLQVSFSVGFTVSNQVKDAIAQLPDAVWATAVDAAGDPRPVDESGLPVAQVAELTGLLPGLTAAGWPAGMRVLVRRERPHPGAQISLMEAHDGWRYQCVATDTEHGQLAFLEARHRAHARVEDRVKALKQTGMGRFPSREFAINAAWLQLALTAADLIAWTQTILLDGELAKVEVKKLRYRLLHTAARIVHGQRKTRIKIDPSWPWARELTAAFTRLAEIRQPLLI